The Juglans microcarpa x Juglans regia isolate MS1-56 chromosome 2S, Jm3101_v1.0, whole genome shotgun sequence genome has a window encoding:
- the LOC121252803 gene encoding NDR1/HIN1-like protein 6 has protein sequence MESHDLRYPPPKYVMLSANQGSLRPPPYRRNLPRYESKTSRGSGCFRCICCCYFCLFFFTILFFALTFFLYTMYKPKVPSYAVENFNVQAFNLESDMSLFTEFAVTIKADNPNENIGFVYGKDSLILISYSDSDLCSGKLPAFYQPEKNVTEMSISLQGTSPFGSGLQEALMENRHTGRIPLLVRVKAPVSIVLGKFPLRTVDVYVNCSLVIDNLSPNKKVRILSAQYTYDLGFNWY, from the coding sequence ATGGAATCCCACGATCTTCGATATCCACCACCAAAATATGTCATGCTCTCGGCCAACCAAGGCAGCCTCCGGCCACCTCCTTATCGGCGTAACCTTCCCAGGTACGAGTCGAAAACCTCAAGAGGAAGTGGTTGCTTTAGGTGCATATGTTGCTGCTATTTCtgcctcttcttcttcaccatCCTCTTCTTTGCCCTTACTTTCTTTCTCTACACCATGTACAAGCCAAAAGTTCCATCCTACGCGGTTGAAAACTTCAATGTCCAGGCTTTCAACTTAGAATCTGATATGAGCCTCTTCACAGAATTTGCCGTGACCATAAAGGCTGACAACCCTAATGAAAACATAGGCTTTGTGTATGGCAAAGATAGCCTCATTCTCATATCCTACTCAGACTCAGATCTTTGTTCCGGGAAACTTCCAGCTTTCTATCAACCAGAAAAGAATGTAACAGAGATGAGCATTTCTTTGCAAGGGACCAGTCCATTTGGCTCAGGGCTGCAGGAAGCCCTTATGGAAAACCGGCATACGGGGAGGATACCTTTGCTTGTTAGGGTCAAGGCACCGGTTAGTATTGTGCTCGGAAAGTTTCCATTGAGAACGGTTGATGTCTACGTAAACTGCTCTTTAGTCATTGATAACTTGTCCCCGAATAAGAAAGTCAGGATTTTATCAGCCCAATACACTTATGATTTGGGGTTCAATTGGTATTGA